The stretch of DNA TCCTATGATGAAACCCAGCAGGAACTCATCTTCTTTGTAGGAGAAGCAGACTATCAGCAAGAATTGTCTAATCGTGGCTTTGAGACAGTCTTGCAAGAAAGAAAGTTTGGTATCTCAGCGACTATGATTCGAGAAAATCCAAGCAAATATTGGAAATATATTGCTCAACCCTTCCGACGTCAGTTTACAAAGAAAGTGTTGATTATGGGAAGTGCTAGCAATGGGAAGACCACTCTGGCTAAGGATTTGGCTAGGTATTACGATGCACCAGTTAGTTTGGAATACGCACGTGAGTACCAGATCAAAAACAATGTCCGCGACGATGAATTGACTCCAAAAGATTACTATTATCTCCTGTTGGGGCAGTATGACCAGACCTCTAAGTTAATTGATAGCAATGCCAATAGGGGACTGGTGATAGCAGACACCAACTCCTTAGTAACCAAGGGCTACTATGATTATTATATGGAGACTGAGGACCAAGGGGATTTATCAGGAGAGACTTTTGATAATCTCTTTGCCTCAATCTTGGCTAAGGAGAAATGGGACTTGATTCTCTTTGTGCAACCTGTCGGTTCCTATGTCAATGACGGATTTAGAGATATGACTATGGCAGAAGACCATATTCGTCATAGTTTTTCCCAGCATTTGGACCAGATGAGAGAGCGATATTTAACCACCATTCCACTAGTTTATCTAGCTGAAGATTACCTAGGCAATTATGAAGCAGCAAAAGTGGCTATTGATGCTATTTACCAAGCAGATTAGGAGAAAAATATGAAAAAACTAACTAAAAAAATCACACAATTTATCGAAAACTTTAAAAATGTCCATGCAGAAGCTCGTAAAATTGGTTTTGCAGGAATCATGCGCTTGCTATGGAAAGATCTCTTTGTCGGTCGCAGTCTTTTCCAGTGGTTGTATCTCATTGCCTTGTCAAGTGTTCCCTTGATCTTGGAATTCACGCAAAATACGGAAAGTCATGACTGGCTTAGCTTGTTTGCATCTTGGACTGGGATTGTCTGTGTTATCTTGGTGGCAGAAGGTCGTGCAAGCAACTATCTTTTTGGGGCTATTAACTCAGCTATCTATTTGGTTTTGGCCATGAATGCGACTTTTTATGGCGAAGTTTTGACGACAGTTTACTTCTTTGTCATGCAGCCGATTGGTCTCTATGCTTGGCTGTCCAACCGTATCAATGACCAAGGAAAAGTAGAAGAATCTCATTTTGAAGCTAAGAAATTATCTGTGCTTGACTGGCTCAAGTACTTGGCCTTGACTGCTATCATTTGGATTGGTATGGGCTTAGCTTACCAAAGTATCCATAGTGCTCGCCCTTTCCGCGATAGTGTTACCGATGCGACCAATGGTGTCGGTCAGCTCTTGATGACACGTCTCTACCGTGAGCAATGGATTTTCTGGATTGCAACTAATCTCTTTAGTATTTACCTCTGGTGGGGTGAAAACATCCACATCCAAGGGATGTACTGGGTTTACACACTCAATAGTCTAGTAGGTTGGTACCAATGGACCAAGGCAGTTCGTAAGGAGGCATAAAATGGCGGACACGATGATTCCAGAAGGGATGACAGAGAGAGAATATTTTGAAATCCATGCAAGTCAGGAAGAGTTTTTAGACTGGTACTACAAGCAGGAACTCCCTCAATACGAAAAACCAAGTGTGACGGTGGATATGGTAGCCTACTGCTTTGTCGAAGGAAAGATCAAACTCTTATTAATTCGTCGCAAGGCTCATCCATATCAAAATTGTTTAGCGCTAGTTGGAGGATTTATGGACAAGGGCGAAGATGCTGCGCATGCCTGTCAGCGTGAGGTGAGAGAAGAAGTCAATCTCGATCTTCCTTTGGAAAAAATTGAGCAATTGATGACCGTATCGATTCCCGGCCGTGACCCACGGGGCTGGACAGTGACCATTGCCCACTTGGTTTATTTGCCTAGTCGTGCATTAGACCTTGTTCAGGCAGGAGATGATGCCAAGGATATCGTTTTCGTAGATGTTGATTTTCAGACAGGCAAATGCTATCTAGAGGGAGTGGAGCTGGAGGAGCAAGCCTTCGCTTTTGATCATTATGCCATTATCCAAGAATCCATCAAACGAATCCAAGGCCGTCTCGACTGGAATCCGACCTTCCTTTATCTTCTGGAGGAGGAGTTCACTGTCTACGAAGGAACTGAACTGGTCAATCTTATCAACCCCGGTCGTCCAATCGTCAGCAATAACTTTCTCGTAAAATACGGAGAATATGTAGAAGAAGTTGGACTCAAACGAGTGCCTAAAAAGAAACCAAGAAAAACCTATCGATTGAAATAAAGAGGTCGGGAACTTTTCCCGACCTCTTTATTTGCCTTTATTAGTTTGATTTGCTGTTGCGACTGTTTTAGGGATGGCCATCTTTCTTAGAATTGCTCAACATGTGAGTAAAGAAGTCTTTGTATCGATACTTGAGATAGTTCTCATGTAAAAATAACAAGGCGATATAAACAATCAAAAAGATTGTAGTCAGATAAAACACATCAAATGCAGTTTGCGCATAGTAAGCGGCTGATTGATAAGAGCCAATTGCTCCCAAAATCAACCAAGGAAGATACTTATAATACTTATTTAGCATAAGAGTGCACCTCCTATATTCTATTTCAATGTTATTATATTCCTTTGCACTTAAAGGTGCAAGCGATTACACAAAAATAAATTCAAATTTTTAATAGGAAAATCTCCTGCTTTTCCGTTTTATTACGAATAGAAGAGTAGGAGGAGTAAATGTATCTAAAGTATTTAAGATTTTTAAAATAGTTTAGATAAATTGTTGACATATTTAAATCCCAGTGTTACAATTATATTACAAAAAGATTTCTTTATATTTCTAAAACATTACAAAGGAGTAGAAAAATGAAAAAGAAAACCTATATCAAATTTATGACAGCAACTGTATTGGCTTCAACCTTGCTATTAGGAGCTTGTGGAAATAAAAAGGAAACAACTCAAGCAAGCAGTTCTGCTAAGACAAGCCAATCCTCAAGTTCTAAAGCAGCTTCTGCTAGCAAAGAAAGCAAGACTCAGAAATCCTCAAGTTCAGCTTCATTTGAAAAGGCCAAGGCGTCTACTGATCAATCTTCAGCAACTGCAACGCCATCACAAGCGGCACCAGAACAAAGACAAGGTCAAGAAGTGGCTAATCAACAGGCGGCTAGTCAACAAACTCCTGCTCAGACTCCTTCAACTCAACAAGCTCCTCAAGCCCAGTCTAACCAATCAAGCTATGATCCTACAACTGACCGCAAACTTCAAGACAAGCAAGCAGAGCAAAATAAACGCTACAAGGGTGTTTTAACCATGGTAGATGGTGATTTCTCAGCTGCAGCGGGCAATTGGAAGGGAGCCAATGGCGAAACCATCACAGTTTCATCAGGTGGTCAATTTACAGTAGAATCTGCAGATGGAAAGAAAGAAAATTACTCTATCAAAGGCTATTCTTATACTCTTGATGATGGTAAGTATAATGCCAAAATTGGTGGAGGAAAAGTCATCCAAATTACAACAGGAGCGGATGGTAAGGTTTCCAGTGTTGCTTTGAGTCAATAATAAAATTTGGTGCTTTAACTTTTACTAGAAATCGTGCTGTAAAAGAGTGAGCCAACTGTTTTTCACTTAGTTTCTCCAAGAGAAAGTGGTATAATAAAAAAATCAAAGGAAAACGAGTGATAATACATGGCGGACAAATTAATCTTACCTCAAAACACACGACTGATGGGAGTATTTCTTGGATTTGTAGGTGGTTCTTTGGATGTGTTTTGCCATATTCAATACCATAGTTTGGTAGCGACACAGACAGGGAATATTCTCCTACTTATATCTGATTGGCATGACTCAAATGTTATTAATACGATGCTACGATTCTGCTCAATTATCTTCTTTTCTCTAGGATTTCTGTTTGCCCTACACATGAAAGAATACCGCAAAACGGCCTACTGGCGGGTTAAGATGTTGCTTCCTTTATTTATTGGGACACTTATTTTGCCTTTCTTTTCACGATTTCCTCTATTAGAAGTTCCTTTCATCGCTTTTGGAACAGGAATGATGATGCTAACATTTACAGGTAGCTTGATTGAAGATCATCCCTATGTCATTTTTATGACGTCTGGAAATTACCGAAAGATGTTGACCGCTTTGTATCGCATTGCTAGAAGAGAAGGAAATATCCAAGAATACCGTCGTCAAGCCTTAAATTATGGGATTGTTGTGGGAAGTTTCATAGTGGGGGCAATCAGCTTGGCTGTATTGATGCATTTTCTTCATGAATGGTCTGTTTGGATTATCAGTATCAACTTGTTTTTGATTATGTCCTACTATATAGCTAGAGTGAAGCAATTAGATTTACAAGATGAAAACATATAAAAAACGGCAAGATTCTTTTTGAGCTTTGCCGTTTTTGTGAGTTGTAGATGTGAGACTATGCTTTCTCCAATTGCAAGAGGGCTTCAATTTCTGCCAAAGTGCTAGCTTGTGAAATGGCTCCACGGAGTTTAGCTGCACCAGATGTTCCACGAAGGTAGTGAGGAGCGAGTCCACGGAATTCACGAACTGCGACGTTTTCTCCTTTGAGGTTAATCAAGCGTTTCAAGTGTTCGTAGGCGATTTTCATCTTATCTTCAAAGGTCAAATCAGGTAGGATTTTACCTACTAGAAGATTGTATCAGTTATATTTCGAAAGAAAAAAGAATAAATTTAACTATAAAACCTGTTTTATTGAATGAAAAAATGGTAGAATAAACATCAATATCAAGTGAAATGTGGAGTGTTGCAAACAATGAAGTCAAAAATGTTTCGATTTTATTTTGTTTTGTTATTTATTTTCTTTTTTTATTTTTCGTTTTCAATATTTAACCGAACGTACAGTGGAATCACCGTAGATAAACATGATAATGAGTGGATAGTTAGACAAGTCCATAATCTGGGAAGCTTTGCAAATCATCAAGAGATAATAGGGTCATCAATTATACAAATAGACGGTCAGAGTCCAGATAGTAATTTCTTATTATCTCGATTTTTAATTGTTGAACCGCTTCATTCTGTGACAGTGTTAGATAGAGGAATTTCAAAGAATTTAATAATAGAATCTGGGAAATCAAGCCAAATTATCTTTCTTGTTTTATCAATCATTGCTTTTCTGATTCTACTGTTATTTCGCTTATACATAAAAGGGAGAAGTAGAGGAAAAACTGGAAAACGATATTTTTATTTTATTATTTATACTAGTCTGATGTTATTATCGATTATTCCATCAAGTATAGGAGATGTATTTGGTCGTAGTCTATTAATTTCATACTTGACTTTATTTCCATTATTCATGGATATTTTCATTAGAGTGTTAGTCCTGAAGATAAAAGGTTCAACCATTTCTAACTTTTCTCGTATTATACTGGGCTATTCACTCATCACTCAACTTTTGTTTGTTTATAATCTTATACAGCCCATTGATTTTTTGACTATCTTTTTTTCTAGGGGGGTATTTTATTTAGTATTTTTCTTTTTAGTTATCCTGCTGTTAAAGATGCTTATAAGTTACTCTCAGATAAGAGAAATGTTGCCAATTCATACCTTATTTTTAGCAGTTCTTGCCTTATTTCCTCTATTTTTTGGATATATTTTTCCGATTGGTAAGGAAGTTTCGTTTATTTATAGTATTCCTCTATTGTTGCTTATTTTGTTCTCTATTGTAAATAACTTGATACTAGAGCGAATGATATATGTTGCTTGGAAGTGGAACCCGTTCATATATAACTTGATATTTGCCGTTTTTTTTACTAGTTTAATTATTCTTTTTAGTCTGTTATTAAGAGAATTTTCTCCAATTTTTTTCGTTCTTTACACTTTTCTTTTTTCGCTAGCTTTGTTACCTGAAATAAGAAAAATGATGTTGATTAGTCATAAAATGGAGGGAATCTTTAGTAGTTTTCATACTTTTGTAGCTACTGAATTGGAGAGGGAAGAAATTGCAACGTTTATACATGATACTACAATTCAGAAGGTTATTTATTATAAAAAGCAGTTAGAAATTAGTGAACAAATTAATAGGGTAGCTTTATTAGAGATGTTGGATGATATTGTCTTTGAATTAAGAGATTTATGTTCCAATATCTATCCCTTAATGGTGCATGAATTAGGGCTGAAAGAATCTATTACTAGCATATTAAACCAATTCATGAAGATGGAAACTGTTTCGATTATGACAACTTTTTCAATAGATGAAGAAAAAGTTAATGATAAAGTGGGCACGTTTATATTAAGGACAGTTAAAGAACTAGTAAATAATAGTATTCTTCATGGGAATGCTAGAGAAATTGCTGTAGATTTATCTACAAAAGAAAAGATTTTATCAATTGTAGTTATAGATGATGGTATTTTTAAGGGAAACTATCAGTCTAATGAATATCATTTTGGTTTAAATAGAATTGTAGAGAAGGTTCATTTATTGGGGGGAACTGTTCAGATAAATATAGAACCTACAAGTGTGAAGATACGAATACCTATAGAAGGGAAGAAAAATGATTCGTTTGGTTTTGATTGATGATCACAGTTTAGTATTACAAGGATTGGAGAACTATTTTTTAAAGGAAGATGACTTTAAAATTGTTGGTTCCTATACAGAAGTAGCAGATTTATTTCTTTGTCTCAAGCATGAAAAGGTAGATGTGCTAGTTATGGATTTTATGCTGAAAGGAGTAACGGCATTTGATGTTATTAGTCAAATAAATAGATTTCTGAATACAGTTCCCAAGATAGTTCTTTTATCAGGATTTTATGACACTTTGTTACATAAGAGAGCGATGGACTTTGGGATTCAAGCTTTTTTACCCAAAGAAAGTTCTTATTTGGATGTTAAAAGTGCAATTTATGCTGTTTATAAGGGCAATCATGTTATCCCAGATGGTTTGTTAGAAAAGCAAGAAAATAATCTATTGACAGATACGGAGTTAAGTGTATTGGAACTTATTGTAAAAGAATATTCTAATGAAAAGATAGCAAATAGTTTATTTGTCAGCAGGAGAACAGTAGATACCCATGTTTCAAATATTTGTTCAAAGTTGGGAGTGACGAGTAGAGTTGGAGCTGTACGTGAGGCTATTCGATTAAATCTAGTGTCTTTATAATTTTATCCTAAAAAGGCAAGAAGGTTTTCGTAAATTACGGATTCTTTCTTGTCTTTTTTTGTTTAATATAGAGTAAGTTTAACAGATTGGAGAAGGATATGCTAACAGTAGATTATTTACTTGGAGACAATAAAAATCGCTATTTTGGTAGAGGACATAAGAGAACGATTTATGAAGTTAAGTTGAAAAATATTTTAGAAGGGGTTGGGTCTCTTCATCAAGAAGGTTTGTGGTCTAGTAAACAATCTGAAATTATACAGCAGCACCTGAGTACATTAGATGGAATAGTATTAGCACATTTATTTGGAAGTGAAATACTGAAAAGAATGGGAGTGAGCTTAAATCAGTATAGGTTAAGCCATTTTGAGATAAAGTCAGGGATAAAAGCTATAGAAGAATTGGTAAATTTAAAATTAGAATTACAAAATTTCAAAATGACGAACCAAGTAATTGAATTTGATTGCTTGGTAATGGATATGAAAGTTTGTTTAGGATATCAATTATTAGAATGTATGGAAAATGTAGCTGCTATAGGAGAACAAGGTAGAGATTTTTTATCAACTCATTTGAGAGATAGACAACATGATATATACGATGTTGAGTTTTCAGATAGTAGTATATCTTGTAAAGCAGAGCAAGTATTGATCAAAGATATTGAATATAGTGGTGTAGGTAGTCTAGAAAAGAATTATTATAGTTTGTTAGAACTTCTGATTATTTTTTCTCAAATGGCAGAGATGTTGGCCTACCATATAGAAGAGATATCTCGAGAAGAGAGCAATACCATGTGGATGAAGCAAGTGAGTGCAGACTTGAATTCACCAATTTTGAACGGAGTAGTAGAGCTTAGTGGTAGTGTTTCAAAAAATAGATTATTAAAAATTAGAGAAGAGTATTGGAAAGTCTACGAAATGTCCGGATATGATATAGATCATAAGGTAGTCTTTAAAAGTAAAATAGCTCAAAAATTACCTGATGGAGGGGGACAGTGATGGGAAATAGAGAATTAAGGTTAGTCATATCAGGAACTTATTCTACAGGTAAGACAACAACTGCTACAGCTCTTTCGATTGCAACGGGACTTCCCTTAATTGACGCTTTATCTGCGAGGGAAATTTTGACAGATTTATATCCTGGCAGAAGATTTCAGGATATGTCATCAACCGAATTAATGGCACTAGGGCTAAAGCGTTTTGAAGAGAGAATTCGTACGGAAGGAATTTTATACAAGGAACATGGAAGTTTTCTATCAGATGGTTCAGTATTGAATGAATGGATTTACGGGACTGTTCGAATGAGGGTAGGAATTAACCCAGGATCAGCATTCATTCATCGATTGATGAAATCTATTTTAGGTATTCCAGGTCGACGATTTTTCAAAAAATATTTGACTGCCTATGGGGTTGTCTCTAAGAATCATGCGAAATTGTGGTATACAGATGTTGTTCATTTACCAGTAGAGTTTGCAATGGATCCAGATGGGCATAGACCAGTATCTGAAGAGTATCGAAATTTATCAGATGAGGAATTATATGAAGCTTATAGGAATTTAGGTATAACACCTTATTGTGTAAAAGGTAGTCAGAAAGAACGGTTAAATCAGATCATTCAACATTATAGGTTGCCAATAGTTGTTCCAGTAGATGAGGCTATTTCCTTAGCTGAAAAGGTTATACGAGAAAACAGGGAAGCGGTATCTAAACGTATCATAGAGCAGTATGAAGAGCCTACATTAAAGGAAAAAATAAAATTTATGACAAGATATTAGGAGTATGTATGATTCAGTTTCAAAATGTTAGTAAGATTTATAAGGTGGGGGAGCAAGAAGTTCGTGCTTTAGATCAAGTTAGTTTTTCCATTGAGAAAGGGAAATTTACAGTTATTTTAGGTCCATCAGGTTCAGGGAAAAGTACGTTACTAAATTTACTTGGTGGGATGGATCGTGCGACATCGGGAACCTTTATATTTGATGAGGAACTAGTAACAAAATTTACAGACAAGGAATTATCTGCTTATCGAAAAGATAAAATTGGTTTTGTTTTTCAATTTTATAACTTAGTTCCAAGTTTAACAGCCAAGGAGAATATAGGTATTGCAGCAAATTTAGTGAAAAACAATAAAGAAATTGATATGTATTTAGATCAAGTTGGTTTACTTCATAGAAAAAATAATTTTCCTAATCAACTTTCTGGAGGTGAAATGCAACGTGTATCAATTGCAAGGGCATTGGCTAAAGAGCCTAGTCTATTATTGTGTGATGAACCTACAGGAGCGTTAGATTCAAAGACAGGCGATAGTATTTTAACTTTATTGAAGGAAGTTTCTAGAAATGGGAATGCTGCAGTTGTAATGGTTACACACAATAGAGAGTTTGCTAAATTTGCAGATCGAGTTATATATTTGAAAGATGGAAGTATTGAAAAAATAGAGAATAATGAAGAGGTGTTGGGATGAGGTATCTTCATATAAAATTATTAAGAGATCTCCGGCAAAATTGGCAACAATTTTTCTCTGTTTTTCTGATGTCTCTATTAAGTGTATTAATCTTTGTAGGTCTACAAGGAGCTTGGCATGGACTTGAAAAGAGTCTAGAGAGTTATTTGAAACAATCTGAACTTCCTGTTGTTTGGGTTCAAGCGAGACAGATTGCTGAATCAAAAATCAAGCAGGTTGAACAATTATCTTCTGTTGAAAAAGTTGTCAGTAAAAAGAAAGGCTTTGCTAATATTGTTCGTTTAGACAAGACTGACGGACGAATCAATCTTGAAACGATTACAGATAATCAACTGGTTACAGTAACAGAAGGAAGTCCTTTTTCTGAGGGAAAACAAGATTCGATTTGGATTGATGGGAATTATGCGAAGAAGAATCATTTACAGATTGGAGATTCAATTTCTATTTCATCAAGGGGGAAACAGATAGATTTAGAAATTGTAGGATTTGTTCAGGCAACAGATAAGATTTATTTTACAGGTAGTATGGAATATATAGCTCCAAATCCTGACAATGATGCCTATGGTTATATTGCAGATAATGAAATTGCAAAAGGAATTCTGGGTTTATCGTCAGATAATGCCTTAGAAATTTATGGCTCTAAGATAGATTTGCGAGGAGATTTAGAGTCTATTTTTGGGGGCGATTTAGTTTCTTATCAAGATCAAAAAAGTTTAACTGAAATATCAGAAGCTACCGATCGAGTTGGGCAAATTAGAAACTTATCTTACTTATTTTCTTTTATCTTTATTTTGTTAGCTATTTTGGCTATGTTTACAACTATTCAGCGTTTGATTGATGGCCAAACAAAAGAGATTGCTGTATTAAAGGCTTTAGGTTTTTCAAATCAGGCTATCAGTTTACATTATATTTTATTTGGCTTAGTAGTGAGTTTATTAGGAAGTTTCACAGGATTTACTATATCTCCCTTGATGTCATGGTTTGTACTAGAAACTCAAAAGTCAATGTTTACACTTCCAAATTGGCAAATCTCTTATTCATCTTCATCAATAGTCGTTGGTATTGTAGTCATTATTATTTGTATTTTAGCTGCCTATTTAGCTTCTAGAGAGTCAGCTAGAGGCTTACCAGCAATATTTTTAAGAGGTAAAGAAAAAGTTGCTAAATCTGTCTTTGTGGAAAGATTTTCCTCTATCTGGCAACGGATTTCTTATCCTTCAAGATGGGCAATTCGGGATGCCTCGTTTAATCGTATTCGAGTTTTGATGGGAATCGTGGGAGTTGCAGGAAGTATGATGTTACTGATTGCTGGAATTGGTATGCCTGTGTCCATGAATCATCTTGTTGATAAGGCATATAATGAAGATTTTTCTTATTCAAAACGACTGACCGTAGCGGATTATACCACTTCTAAGTCCAGATATGGTGGGCAAGGTGTACAAATTTCACAAGCACATTTTAATCCAGATGATGGTTACAATCGTTTATTGATTATATTTGATGATGGAGATATGATTCAAGCAAAAACAGAGAGTGCTGATTCTTTGAAAGATGATGGTTTGTATGTAACTAGATCATTTGCCCGTTTAGCAGGTATTAAAGTCGGAGATTTTTTAAATGTGACTCCCTATCAAGATGGTCATACTTACAAGTTTGAAGTAAAAGGGATTGTCACAAGTGAAACCAATCAAGGGGCTTATCTTCATGCTAGAGTCTTTGAAAAAGCAGGGGGAGATTTTACTCCACATACTTTATTAGTTGGGCCGGAGGTGGACGAAGATACTATTAAGCAAGACAAAGGTGTTCTATCTGTCATTGAAAAAGGGAGCCAAGAAAAAAATGCCTATGATTTTGTATCTAGTTTGATGAGTGTATTTCTAATGATTATTGGCTTTGCTTTATTACTTGTTATTATTGTTCTATATAATCTAGGTTCTTTAAACTTTGTAGAGAGAATGAGAGACTATGCTACATTACAAGTATTAGGATTTTCTAATCAATATCTACAGATGGTAACTCTTTTTGAGACTATACTAACTACCTTTATTGGGTGGATAATAGGAATTCCTTTAGGCATATGGTTTTTGAAAGAATATGTAGCAACATTTTCGACGATTCGAATTGAGTATACCGCTTATGTCAGTATGTATGTCCTTGCTTCTGCTACGTTATTGGTTTGGTTTACATCTTTAGGGACTGCTTATTTTATTAGTCTTCGTATGAGAAAGATTGACATGATTAGTGCTCTAAAGGGGGTAGACTAGTATGGTCAGTTATGAGTGAATCTATAGACATTTATGAATAATTGTTAATCATCAGTTCTAATACTCAATGAAAATCAAAGAGCAAACTAGGAAGCTAGCCGCAGGCTGCTCAAAGCACTGCTTTGAGGTTGTAGATAGAACTGACGAAGTCAGCTCAAAACACTGTTTTGAGGTTGTGGATAGAACTGACGAAGTCAGTAACCATACCTACGGTAAGGCGATGCTGACGTGGTTTGAAGAGATTTTCGAAGAGTATAAGGTCCAAATTTATCTATTTGTGTTTCGGTTCACTGCATTACTGCATTCAAAATCCGTCAGCTCAATAAGAGTTGACGGATTATTTTATACTTGTACTTGGGTTAAAAATTCTTCTGTAGTAAGAATTTGAGCAAACTCATCTTGTAGAGAAAGGAGATTAATCTCATGGATAGTCTCAGGAGAGATGGTCTGACCGTTTTTGTTAGATAGGGTAAAACTGGCAGTGGCATCTGCTAGTAAAGTGACTTCAAAACCAAGATT from Streptococcus mitis encodes:
- a CDS encoding ABC transporter permease, with product MRYLHIKLLRDLRQNWQQFFSVFLMSLLSVLIFVGLQGAWHGLEKSLESYLKQSELPVVWVQARQIAESKIKQVEQLSSVEKVVSKKKGFANIVRLDKTDGRINLETITDNQLVTVTEGSPFSEGKQDSIWIDGNYAKKNHLQIGDSISISSRGKQIDLEIVGFVQATDKIYFTGSMEYIAPNPDNDAYGYIADNEIAKGILGLSSDNALEIYGSKIDLRGDLESIFGGDLVSYQDQKSLTEISEATDRVGQIRNLSYLFSFIFILLAILAMFTTIQRLIDGQTKEIAVLKALGFSNQAISLHYILFGLVVSLLGSFTGFTISPLMSWFVLETQKSMFTLPNWQISYSSSSIVVGIVVIIICILAAYLASRESARGLPAIFLRGKEKVAKSVFVERFSSIWQRISYPSRWAIRDASFNRIRVLMGIVGVAGSMMLLIAGIGMPVSMNHLVDKAYNEDFSYSKRLTVADYTTSKSRYGGQGVQISQAHFNPDDGYNRLLIIFDDGDMIQAKTESADSLKDDGLYVTRSFARLAGIKVGDFLNVTPYQDGHTYKFEVKGIVTSETNQGAYLHARVFEKAGGDFTPHTLLVGPEVDEDTIKQDKGVLSVIEKGSQEKNAYDFVSSLMSVFLMIIGFALLLVIIVLYNLGSLNFVERMRDYATLQVLGFSNQYLQMVTLFETILTTFIGWIIGIPLGIWFLKEYVATFSTIRIEYTAYVSMYVLASATLLVWFTSLGTAYFISLRMRKIDMISALKGVD